In Archangium violaceum, the following are encoded in one genomic region:
- a CDS encoding DUF2381 family protein — MWNLLLRRSTLLLALVASVAGAGVREPNERNIYLSDHTSREAPDVYVVGGIVTVLRLEQPCDSARTKMLAWEGRFEPVECVGKRVLIEPLRDLDPEDRLMLLVTLADGTELPFTVTSRQKATNDRTGDQQVNVFRDREAPKAVLASLYDALQREGQLREEVERYRKEDSVNHSLAGLLAKGATKQTPFRERYSALFKSPTGVEFHVSVLASRNRDKAAVVFTVKNNSPTEPWSLMEARLSTGDGREQRPFALRASQEYWEPGGQSGQIAVVLDASAFDSTTGPDRLVLELFRQGDGLRQAWVHLDKQLLRW; from the coding sequence ATGTGGAATCTCCTACTTCGCCGGTCTACTCTACTTCTCGCTCTTGTGGCATCCGTGGCCGGGGCCGGGGTACGCGAGCCCAACGAGCGGAACATCTACCTCTCGGACCATACGAGCCGAGAGGCACCTGACGTGTACGTCGTCGGGGGTATCGTGACCGTCCTCCGCTTGGAGCAGCCCTGCGATTCAGCGCGGACCAAGATGCTGGCCTGGGAAGGTCGCTTCGAGCCTGTGGAGTGTGTCGGGAAACGGGTGCTTATTGAGCCCCTCCGTGATCTCGATCCCGAAGACCGGCTCATGCTGCTGGTGACGCTCGCGGATGGAACGGAACTGCCCTTCACCGTGACATCACGGCAGAAGGCCACCAACGACCGGACGGGCGATCAGCAGGTCAACGTGTTCCGTGACCGCGAGGCCCCGAAAGCGGTGCTTGCGTCCCTGTATGATGCGCTCCAGAGAGAGGGACAGCTCAGGGAGGAAGTCGAGCGTTATCGCAAAGAGGACTCAGTCAATCACTCTCTTGCCGGCCTTCTGGCGAAGGGGGCCACGAAACAGACGCCGTTTCGGGAGCGGTACTCGGCGCTATTCAAGAGCCCCACGGGTGTGGAATTCCATGTCTCCGTGTTGGCCAGCAGGAACCGGGACAAGGCGGCGGTGGTCTTCACTGTGAAGAACAACAGCCCGACCGAGCCTTGGAGTCTGATGGAGGCCCGCTTGAGCACGGGTGATGGGCGAGAGCAAAGACCGTTTGCTCTGCGTGCCTCTCAGGAATACTGGGAGCCGGGTGGGCAAAGTGGGCAGATCGCCGTCGTCCTGGATGCGAGTGCCTTTGACTCGACGACTGGCCCCGACCGGCTTGTTCTGGAACTCTTCCGTCAAGGAGATGGTCTGCGGCAGGCATGGGTTCATCTGGATAAACAACTGCTGCGTTGGTAG
- a CDS encoding IS5 family transposase (programmed frameshift) translates to MRRELVPDELWARVEPLLPRHRRKGRRGRPLRDDRACLRGIIFVLRTGIAWRDLPAEVFGCSGATCWRRLRKWSRAGVFEKLQRVLLNELGHKGLIDWSRASFDSSSLRAIKGGPQTGPNPTDRGKAGSKHHLVVDRRGLPLATLLSAANVHDKREALPLLDAILPIKGPRGRPRRRPAKGHGDKGYDYADTRRGLRKRHIVPRIARRGVESKERLGRHRWVVERSLDWFHQMKRLRIREERNPQMHLALLRLGHCLLLYRVLERHLRNGPE, encoded by the exons ATGAGGCGCGAACTGGTCCCGGACGAGCTGTGGGCGAGGGTGGAGCCGCTGCTGCCACGACATCGCCGCAAAGGGAGAAGAGGTCGTCCATTGCGCGACGATAGGGCGTGCCTGCGGGGCATTATCTTCGTGCTCAGGACGGGCATCGCCTGGAGAGACCTGCCAGCCGAGGTGTTCGGGTGCAGCGGGGCGACGTGCTGGAGGAGGCTGCGAAAGTGGAGCCGAGCAGGAGTCTTCGAGAAGCTCCAGCGGGTGTTGCTGAACGAGTTGGGGCACAAGGGGCTCATTGACTGGAGCCGGGCCTCGTTCGACTCCAGCAGCCTACGGGCGATAAAAGGGGGGC CCCAAACAGGCCCGAATCCAACGGACAGAGGAAAGGCGGGCAGCAAGCACCACCTGGTCGTAGACCGCCGGGGCCTGCCGCTGGCCACCTTGCTGTCGGCCGCCAACGTGCACGACAAGCGCGAGGCGCTGCCGCTCCTCGACGCCATCCTCCCCATCAAGGGGCCACGAGGCAGGCCACGCAGGCGTCCGGCGAAAGGGCACGGCGACAAGGGGTACGATTATGCCGATACCCGCCGGGGATTACGGAAGCGCCACATCGTTCCCCGCATCGCCCGCCGAGGCGTGGAGTCGAAGGAGCGTTTGGGACGCCATCGCTGGGTGGTGGAGCGCTCCCTGGACTGGTTCCACCAGATGAAACGCCTGCGGATTCGCGAAGAGCGGAACCCACAGATGCACCTGGCACTCCTTCGCCTTGGCCACTGCCTCCTTCTCTATCGCGTGCTTGAGCGCCATTTACGAAATGGCCCTGAATAG
- a CDS encoding DNA polymerase beta superfamily protein — protein sequence MTRGPKTPEQDRTEGTTRPRGYEQVDKLSVPLPHGTEVTTRVERVAGDRHIPQGVVGRVVRARGGGFDVQVVGVGELWYARDELVPRKPGQLQFALRRAATWDALRPCVVVETVVGSQAWGLANKSSDVDLRGVFGLPLPWHFGLADKPRDLVSADGSHTYWELSKAVEQALRADPNTLEMLFVPSARASDPLGEWLLAERDAFVSKAIFGSFGRYAMSQLDKLTRSQRLAEHRDSVLEWLCEEPAPSLDEVARRLAAISPRSAPTPEDGLLAAKTYLKQLYRSLSDQGLIESNDFAALTRYARGGGGRPPSARELRPKNAYNLLRLVVLATGWLREGVPTFEVSGHHKARMLDIKAGHVPLEEVLRDAEALAPELEEAHRTSRLPQLPDYGRADRLLRRVGEELARRWVMREPGPLGRDAPAPPAVEWTEEQS from the coding sequence ATGACCCGCGGACCCAAGACTCCCGAGCAGGACCGCACCGAGGGAACCACCCGCCCCCGGGGTTATGAGCAGGTCGACAAGCTCTCCGTCCCCCTCCCCCACGGCACCGAGGTGACCACCCGCGTGGAGCGTGTGGCCGGTGACCGGCACATCCCCCAGGGCGTCGTGGGCCGCGTGGTGCGCGCCCGTGGCGGCGGCTTCGACGTCCAGGTCGTCGGCGTCGGCGAACTCTGGTACGCCCGCGACGAGCTGGTGCCTCGCAAGCCGGGTCAGCTCCAGTTCGCCCTCCGACGCGCCGCCACCTGGGATGCCCTCCGCCCCTGCGTCGTCGTGGAGACCGTGGTCGGCTCGCAGGCCTGGGGCCTCGCCAACAAGTCCTCCGATGTCGACCTGCGCGGCGTCTTCGGCCTCCCCCTCCCCTGGCACTTCGGCCTCGCCGACAAGCCGAGGGATCTCGTCAGCGCCGACGGCAGTCACACCTACTGGGAGCTCTCCAAGGCCGTGGAGCAGGCCCTGCGCGCCGACCCCAACACCCTCGAGATGCTCTTCGTCCCCAGCGCCCGCGCCTCGGACCCGCTCGGCGAGTGGCTCCTCGCCGAGCGCGATGCCTTCGTCTCCAAAGCCATCTTCGGCAGCTTCGGCCGGTACGCCATGAGCCAGCTCGACAAGCTCACGCGCAGTCAGCGTCTCGCCGAGCACCGTGACTCGGTGCTCGAATGGTTGTGCGAGGAGCCCGCGCCCAGTCTCGACGAGGTGGCCCGACGGCTCGCCGCCATCTCCCCGCGCTCCGCCCCCACTCCCGAGGATGGGCTGCTCGCGGCCAAGACGTACCTCAAGCAGCTCTACCGCTCGCTCTCGGACCAGGGTCTCATCGAGTCCAACGACTTCGCCGCCCTCACCCGCTACGCCCGCGGTGGCGGTGGCCGGCCCCCCAGCGCTCGCGAGCTGCGCCCGAAGAACGCCTACAACCTGCTGCGACTGGTGGTGCTCGCCACCGGGTGGCTTCGCGAGGGTGTCCCCACCTTCGAGGTCTCCGGCCACCACAAGGCTCGCATGCTCGACATCAAGGCCGGGCACGTCCCCCTGGAGGAGGTGCTGCGCGACGCCGAGGCCCTCGCTCCCGAGCTGGAGGAGGCCCACCGCACCAGCCGGCTGCCGCAGCTCCCCGATTACGGGCGCGCGGACCGTCTGCTTCGGCGCGTGGGCGAGGAGCTCGCGCGCCGCTGGGTGATGCGCGAGCCCGGGCCTCTCGGCCGCGACGCCCCCGCGCCGCCGGCCGTCGAATGGACGGAGGAACAGTCATGA
- a CDS encoding nucleotidyltransferase domain-containing protein, with translation MTDHLMTEHQLRVANRVLDEESTRRWHLVVSLSGAHAYGFPSPDSDLDLKCIHVASTSELLRLEQRNPTPAERLEVLDGVEVDYSSNELGPVLQGVLQGNGNYIERLLGTHTLRGSPELEAVRPLVRQVLSRRLHRHYRGFATSQLREWEKTGFRSTKKLLYVLRTALTGTHALLTREVETDLTALMDRYGFGEASELVAWKRRGERGELPDALSTHWRGQVGRAFERLDEAYAHSVLPEEPGRTADLEAWLLEVRRSRF, from the coding sequence ATGACGGACCACCTGATGACGGAGCACCAGCTGCGTGTGGCCAACCGCGTGCTCGACGAGGAGTCCACCCGCCGCTGGCACCTCGTCGTGTCCCTCTCGGGCGCTCACGCGTATGGTTTTCCCTCGCCCGATAGCGATCTGGACCTCAAGTGCATCCATGTCGCCTCCACCTCGGAGCTGCTCCGGTTGGAGCAGCGCAACCCCACTCCCGCCGAGCGTCTGGAGGTGCTCGACGGCGTCGAGGTGGACTACTCGTCCAACGAGCTCGGCCCCGTGCTGCAGGGCGTGCTCCAGGGCAATGGCAACTACATCGAGCGGCTGCTCGGGACCCATACCCTGCGCGGCTCTCCCGAGCTGGAGGCCGTACGTCCCCTCGTGCGTCAGGTGCTGTCGCGTCGACTTCATCGGCACTACCGCGGCTTCGCCACCAGTCAGTTGCGCGAGTGGGAGAAGACGGGTTTTCGCTCCACCAAGAAGCTCCTCTATGTGTTGCGCACGGCGCTTACCGGCACCCATGCCCTGCTGACTCGTGAGGTGGAGACGGACCTCACCGCCCTCATGGACCGCTATGGTTTTGGTGAGGCCAGCGAGCTCGTCGCTTGGAAGCGGCGGGGCGAGCGCGGGGAGTTGCCTGATGCGCTCTCCACGCACTGGCGCGGTCAGGTGGGCCGTGCCTTCGAACGGCTCGATGAGGCGTATGCGCACTCCGTACTCCCAGAGGAGCCTGGGCGCACCGCGGACCTGGAGGCGTGGTTGCTCGAGGTCCGGCGCTCCCGGTTCTGA